In Nocardia sputorum, a single genomic region encodes these proteins:
- a CDS encoding HNH endonuclease codes for MKQRHGARSHEARAHRQLEPADVHNRGSGATPLHILSERYPGGHRGHHDHGPRPTAPPAEGTNWLKSRVLLLNATYEPLTALSARRAIVLLICDKADAIHHNDEGPVVHSAETSVAIPSVIRLRTYVHVPYRARVPMTRAALMHRDRYRCGYCGGKAETIDHVIPRSRGGAHSWENCVASCAPCNHRKADKLLSELGWTLRAPLVSPKGPHWRLLSTTAELDPVWLQYLGEGAA; via the coding sequence ATGAAGCAGCGGCACGGCGCCCGATCACACGAGGCGCGAGCGCACCGACAACTCGAGCCCGCCGACGTCCACAATCGTGGGTCGGGGGCTACTCCGCTGCACATCTTGTCCGAACGATATCCGGGTGGACATCGTGGCCATCACGACCACGGCCCCCGCCCCACCGCCCCGCCCGCCGAGGGCACGAACTGGCTCAAGAGCCGGGTGCTGCTGTTGAACGCCACCTACGAGCCGCTCACCGCTTTGTCCGCGCGCCGCGCGATCGTCCTGCTCATCTGTGACAAGGCCGACGCGATTCATCACAACGACGAAGGCCCGGTAGTGCACTCCGCCGAGACGTCGGTGGCCATTCCTTCGGTGATCCGTCTGCGCACCTACGTCCACGTCCCGTACCGCGCCCGGGTGCCGATGACCCGCGCCGCCCTCATGCACCGGGATCGCTACCGCTGCGGATACTGCGGCGGCAAGGCCGAGACCATCGACCACGTCATCCCGCGCAGCCGCGGCGGAGCACATTCCTGGGAGAACTGCGTCGCCAGCTGCGCGCCGTGCAACCATCGCAAAGCCGACAAGCTGCTCAGCGAGCTGGGCTGGACGCTGCGGGCCCCACTGGTCTCCCCGAAGGGACCGCACTGGCGCCTTTTGTCCACCACCGCCGAACTCGACCCGGTGTGGTTGCAGTACCTCGGCGAAGGCGCCGCCTGA
- the pepN gene encoding aminopeptidase N: MSAPNLTRDQAIERAATVSVENYRVELDLTDGAGAPGEQTFFSRSTVTFTATPGASTFIDIVARGVRSAVLNGTALDVSGYDESTGITLTDLAERNELVVEADCEYSHTGEGLHRFVDPTDDAVYLYSQFETADAKRMFACFDQPDLKATFDLAVTAPEDWQVISNAAVVQTVAPEPGKHVFRTTPRMSTYLVALIAGPYAQWTDVYTDDHGDIPLGIYCRASLAEYMDAERLFTETKQGFGFYHRNFGVPYAFGKYDQLFVPEFNAGAMENAGAVTFLEDYVFRSKVTRASYERRAETVLHEMAHMWFGDLVTMKWWDDLWLNESFATFASVLCQSEATEYANAWTTFANVEKSWAYRQDQLPSTHPIAADIPDLAAVEVNFDGITYAKGASVLKQLVAYVGLEPFLAGLRAYFADHAYGNATFDDLLSALEKSSGRDLSTWGAQWLKTTGLNILRPEFEVDGDGKFSSFAVVQEGAQPGAGERRVHRLAIGVYDERDGKLVRTERVELDLEAAERTEVPALVGVPRGQFVLVNDDDLTYCSIRLDADSLDVLVNRIADIAEPLPRTLAWSAAWEMTRQAEFRARDFVALVERGVGAESEIGVVQRLLMQANTALSSYADPEWAATTGWPEFANRLLELAREAEPGSDHQLAFVNALTGAKLSAWHTEVLGELLDGDPAKVGLPGLVIDTDLRWRIVSALAAAGELDAEGLDTPVIDQELANDPTAAGKRQAAAAATARPIAEVKEQAWATVMGDDTVPNVTARSIVGGFAPAGQGELLAPYVERYFAEVPGVWERRSSEVAQTVVVGLYPHWAISEDAVAVADKFLAGDHPPALRRLVSEGKAGIERSLRARAFDAQP; encoded by the coding sequence ATGTCCGCACCCAATCTCACTCGCGACCAGGCGATCGAACGCGCCGCGACGGTGTCGGTCGAGAACTACCGCGTCGAGCTGGACCTCACCGACGGTGCGGGCGCCCCGGGCGAGCAGACTTTCTTCTCCCGCAGCACCGTCACCTTCACCGCGACGCCGGGCGCGAGCACGTTCATCGACATCGTGGCGCGCGGCGTGCGCTCCGCGGTGCTCAACGGCACCGCGCTGGACGTCTCCGGCTACGACGAGTCGACCGGGATCACGCTGACCGACCTGGCCGAGCGCAACGAGCTGGTGGTGGAGGCCGACTGCGAGTACTCGCACACCGGCGAGGGCCTGCACCGGTTCGTCGACCCCACCGACGACGCCGTGTACCTGTACTCGCAGTTCGAGACGGCCGACGCCAAACGGATGTTCGCCTGCTTCGACCAGCCCGACCTCAAAGCCACGTTCGATCTCGCGGTCACCGCACCGGAGGACTGGCAGGTGATCTCCAACGCCGCCGTCGTGCAGACCGTCGCGCCGGAGCCGGGCAAGCACGTCTTCCGCACTACCCCGCGGATGAGCACCTACCTGGTCGCGCTCATCGCCGGCCCGTACGCGCAGTGGACCGACGTCTACACCGACGACCACGGCGACATCCCCCTCGGCATCTACTGCCGCGCCTCGCTGGCCGAGTACATGGACGCCGAGCGGCTGTTCACCGAGACCAAGCAGGGTTTCGGCTTCTACCACCGCAACTTCGGCGTCCCGTACGCGTTCGGCAAGTACGACCAGCTGTTCGTCCCGGAGTTCAACGCGGGAGCGATGGAGAACGCGGGCGCGGTGACCTTCCTGGAGGACTACGTCTTCCGGTCCAAGGTCACCCGGGCGTCCTACGAGCGCCGCGCCGAGACCGTGCTGCACGAGATGGCGCACATGTGGTTCGGCGACCTGGTCACCATGAAGTGGTGGGACGATCTGTGGCTGAACGAGTCGTTCGCCACCTTCGCCTCGGTGCTGTGCCAGTCCGAGGCCACCGAATACGCCAACGCCTGGACCACGTTCGCGAACGTGGAGAAGTCGTGGGCCTACCGGCAGGACCAGCTGCCGTCCACGCACCCGATCGCCGCGGACATCCCCGATCTGGCCGCGGTCGAGGTGAACTTCGACGGCATCACCTACGCCAAGGGCGCCAGCGTTCTGAAGCAGCTGGTCGCCTACGTCGGCCTGGAACCGTTCCTGGCCGGTCTGCGCGCGTACTTCGCCGACCACGCCTACGGCAACGCCACCTTCGACGATCTGCTGTCGGCGCTGGAGAAGTCGTCCGGACGCGACCTGTCCACCTGGGGCGCGCAGTGGCTCAAGACCACCGGGCTGAACATCCTGCGCCCGGAGTTCGAGGTCGACGGCGACGGGAAGTTCAGCTCGTTCGCGGTGGTGCAGGAGGGCGCGCAGCCGGGCGCGGGCGAGCGGCGCGTGCACCGTCTGGCGATCGGCGTGTACGACGAGCGGGACGGAAAGCTGGTGCGCACCGAGCGGGTCGAACTCGACCTCGAGGCTGCCGAGCGCACCGAGGTGCCCGCTCTGGTCGGCGTGCCGCGCGGCCAGTTCGTGCTGGTCAACGACGACGACCTCACCTACTGCTCGATCCGTCTGGACGCCGATTCGCTCGACGTGCTGGTCAACCGCATCGCCGACATCGCGGAGCCGCTGCCGCGCACGCTGGCCTGGTCGGCGGCCTGGGAGATGACGCGCCAAGCCGAGTTCCGCGCCCGCGATTTCGTCGCGCTGGTCGAGCGTGGTGTCGGCGCCGAGAGCGAGATCGGCGTGGTGCAGCGGCTGCTGATGCAAGCCAATACCGCGCTGAGCAGTTACGCCGATCCGGAATGGGCCGCGACCACCGGCTGGCCGGAATTCGCCAATCGGCTGCTGGAGCTGGCGCGTGAGGCGGAGCCGGGTTCGGACCACCAGCTCGCCTTCGTCAACGCGCTGACCGGCGCGAAGCTGTCGGCCTGGCACACCGAGGTGCTCGGCGAACTGCTCGACGGCGACCCGGCCAAGGTCGGGCTGCCCGGCCTGGTGATCGATACCGACCTGCGCTGGCGAATCGTCTCCGCACTCGCCGCCGCGGGCGAGCTGGACGCCGAGGGCCTGGACACGCCGGTCATCGACCAGGAACTGGCCAACGACCCCACGGCCGCGGGCAAGCGGCAGGCGGCCGCCGCGGCGACGGCGCGTCCGATCGCCGAGGTGAAGGAGCAGGCGTGGGCGACGGTGATGGGCGACGACACGGTGCCCAACGTCACCGCTCGCTCGATCGTCGGCGGCTTCGCGCCCGCAGGTCAGGGTGAGCTGCTCGCCCCCTACGTGGAGCGGTACTTCGCGGAGGTCCCCGGCGTCTGGGAGCGTCGCTCCAGCGAGGTCGCCCAGACCGTGGTGGTCGGCCTCTACCCGCACTGGGCGATCAGCGAGGACGCGGTGGCCGTCGCCGACAAGTTCCTCGCCGGCGACCATCCTCCGGCGCTGCGCCGCCTGGTCAGCGAGGGCAAGGCGGGCATCGAACGCTCGCTGCGCGCCCGCGCGTTCGACGCACAGCCGTGA
- a CDS encoding phosphoribosylaminoimidazolesuccinocarboxamide synthase, whose product MKHVHAGKVRDLYEDGDTLLLVASDRVSVYDVVLPTPIPDKGALLTQLSNWWFEYFTDVPNHVVSATDVPAEFAGRGIRVKPLKMVQVECIARGYLTGSGLVEYRRTGSVCGVELPPGLREGDKLPEPIFTPTTKASEGHDESITFADVVNQEGREVAERLRDLTLHIYARGAAHAAERGVIVADTKVEFGWDGDVLTLGDEVLTSDSSRFWPADEWEPGRAQRSFDKQFVRDWSTSTGWNKEAPGPEIPPDVVDATRQKYVEAYELITGRAWAAVPR is encoded by the coding sequence TTGAAGCATGTGCACGCCGGGAAGGTGCGTGACCTGTACGAGGACGGCGACACGCTGCTGCTGGTCGCCTCCGACCGGGTCTCGGTGTACGACGTGGTGCTGCCGACGCCCATCCCGGACAAGGGCGCGCTGCTGACCCAGCTGTCGAACTGGTGGTTCGAGTACTTCACCGACGTGCCCAACCACGTGGTCTCCGCCACCGACGTGCCCGCCGAGTTCGCTGGTCGTGGCATCCGGGTCAAGCCGCTGAAGATGGTCCAGGTGGAGTGCATCGCGCGCGGTTACCTGACCGGGTCGGGGCTGGTGGAATACCGGCGGACGGGCTCGGTGTGCGGGGTCGAGCTGCCGCCCGGACTGCGCGAGGGCGACAAGCTGCCGGAGCCGATCTTCACACCCACCACCAAAGCGTCCGAGGGCCACGACGAGTCGATCACCTTCGCGGACGTGGTGAACCAGGAGGGGCGCGAGGTCGCGGAGCGGCTGCGCGACCTGACCCTGCACATCTACGCCCGGGGCGCCGCGCACGCCGCCGAACGTGGTGTCATCGTCGCCGACACCAAGGTCGAATTCGGCTGGGACGGCGACGTGCTCACCCTCGGCGACGAAGTGCTGACCTCCGATTCGTCGCGGTTCTGGCCCGCCGACGAGTGGGAGCCCGGCCGCGCGCAGCGCTCCTTCGACAAGCAGTTCGTCCGCGACTGGTCCACCTCCACGGGCTGGAACAAGGAGGCGCCCGGCCCGGAGATCCCCCCGGACGTCGTCGACGCGACGCGCCAGAAGTACGTCGAGGCCTACGAACTCATCACCGGCCGGGCCTGGGCCGCCGTGCCGCGCTGA
- a CDS encoding globin: protein MTSGEQTATSFYEAVGGAETFRRLVATFYREVATDEVLRPLYPEEDLGPAERRLRMFLEQYWGGPRTYSDERGHPRLRMRHMPFTIGPIERDAWLRCMRIAVAEIEPDILDDEHRKALLDYLEMAANSLVNAPF, encoded by the coding sequence ATGACTTCGGGCGAGCAAACGGCGACGTCGTTCTACGAAGCGGTCGGCGGGGCGGAGACGTTCCGGCGGCTCGTCGCGACCTTCTATCGGGAGGTGGCCACCGACGAGGTGCTGCGCCCGCTGTATCCGGAGGAAGATCTCGGCCCGGCGGAGCGTCGTCTGCGGATGTTCCTGGAGCAGTATTGGGGTGGTCCGCGCACCTACTCCGACGAACGCGGCCATCCCCGCCTGCGCATGCGGCACATGCCGTTCACCATAGGCCCGATCGAGCGGGACGCGTGGTTGCGGTGTATGCGCATCGCGGTCGCCGAGATCGAGCCCGACATCCTGGACGACGAGCATCGCAAGGCGCTGCTCGACTACCTGGAGATGGCGGCCAATTCGCTGGTGAACGCCCCCTTCTGA
- a CDS encoding NAD(P)/FAD-dependent oxidoreductase — MSPDQRFVIVGGGLGAAKLAEALRAKDFDGSVTLIGAEEQLPYDRPPLSKEHLAGKKALPEFTVVPAQWYRDHHVDVRLGTTVTGLDPAAKTITLPDDSTLPYDKLALATGSTPRTLPVPGADAPNVYTLRTIEDSDTLIELFANATRRIVIIGAGWIGLEVAAAARAAGVEVTIVERADLPLLAVLGPEMGQVFADLHRANGVDFRFGAQVEAITTEDAIATAVANGVRLADGSTIEADAVLVAVGARPNVELAADAGLAVDDGVLVDERLATSDPDIVAVGDIAAQQHPVLRRRIRVEHWANALNQPAVAAATMLGHEAIYDRLPYFFTDQYDLGMEYTGFAAPDECARVVVRGDTAKREFVTFWLDADNRVLAGMNVNVWDVTDRIKELILSGDPVDPDRLADATAQL; from the coding sequence ATGAGTCCTGACCAGCGTTTCGTCATCGTCGGCGGCGGACTGGGCGCGGCCAAGCTCGCGGAAGCGTTGCGCGCCAAGGATTTCGACGGAAGCGTGACGCTGATCGGCGCCGAGGAGCAGCTGCCCTACGACCGGCCGCCGCTGTCGAAGGAGCATCTCGCCGGGAAGAAGGCGCTGCCGGAGTTCACCGTCGTTCCCGCGCAGTGGTACCGCGACCACCACGTCGACGTCCGCCTCGGTACCACCGTCACCGGGCTCGACCCCGCGGCGAAGACGATCACCCTGCCCGACGATTCCACCCTGCCCTACGACAAGCTCGCGCTGGCCACCGGTTCGACGCCCCGGACGCTGCCGGTCCCCGGCGCCGACGCGCCCAACGTGTACACGCTGCGGACCATCGAGGATTCCGACACCTTGATCGAGCTGTTCGCCAACGCGACGCGCCGGATCGTCATCATCGGAGCGGGCTGGATCGGCCTGGAGGTCGCGGCGGCGGCGCGGGCGGCGGGCGTCGAGGTGACCATCGTCGAGCGCGCCGATCTGCCGCTGCTGGCGGTGCTCGGGCCGGAGATGGGCCAGGTGTTCGCCGACCTGCACCGGGCCAACGGCGTGGATTTCCGGTTCGGCGCCCAGGTCGAGGCGATCACCACCGAGGACGCCATCGCCACGGCGGTCGCCAACGGCGTCCGGCTCGCCGACGGCAGCACGATCGAGGCCGACGCCGTCCTGGTCGCCGTCGGCGCGCGCCCGAACGTGGAACTGGCCGCCGACGCCGGGCTCGCGGTGGACGACGGCGTGCTCGTCGACGAGCGGCTGGCCACCAGCGACCCGGACATCGTGGCGGTGGGCGACATCGCCGCGCAGCAGCATCCGGTCCTGCGCCGGCGGATCCGGGTCGAGCACTGGGCGAACGCGCTCAACCAACCCGCGGTCGCCGCCGCGACCATGCTCGGCCACGAGGCCATCTACGATCGGCTGCCGTACTTCTTCACCGACCAATACGACCTGGGCATGGAATACACGGGGTTCGCCGCGCCGGACGAGTGCGCCAGGGTCGTCGTCCGGGGTGACACGGCGAAGCGCGAGTTCGTAACCTTCTGGCTGGACGCGGACAACCGCGTGCTCGCCGGGATGAACGTGAACGTGTGGGACGTGACCGACCGGATCAAGGAACTGATCCTGTCCGGCGATCCGGTCGACCCGGACCGGCTGGCAGACGCCACGGCGCAGCTGTGA
- a CDS encoding glycoside hydrolase family 13 protein translates to MSDAPALTAPADPTTPSWWRSAVFYQVYPRSFADSSGDGVGDLGGVRDKLGYLELLGVDALWICPVMRSPMADGGYDVADPRDIDQLFGGLAAMDALIAEAHARRIKVTMDLVPNHTSDQHPWFRAALAAAPGSPERDRYIFRDGRGPDGALPPNNWPSIFGGPAWTRITEPDGRPGQWYLHIFAREQPDLNWADPEVAADFEQTLRFWLDRGVDGFRIDVAHGMAKPDGLPDMPELSVSALLAHDDSDPRFNNPAVHDIHRRIRKVVDEYPDAVTIGEVWVNDNTRFGEYVRPDELHLAFNFRLAESAFDADAVRDAIDNSLAAVAPVFAVPTWTLSNHDIEREVTRYGGGALGVARARAMVLVELALPGAVFIYNGSELGLPNVDDLPDDVLQDPVWERSGHTQRGRDGCRVPLPWEGVAPPFGFTTGTPWLPIPPDWAPLTVEAQLEELGSTLSLYRLAIELRALRPEFAGDRIEWYGSPAGCLAFRRPGGLVCVLNASDAPIQLPPGDLLLASAQAEGGQLPPNAAAWLV, encoded by the coding sequence GTGAGTGATGCACCAGCCTTAACGGCGCCGGCGGATCCCACCACCCCGTCGTGGTGGCGGTCCGCCGTGTTCTACCAGGTTTATCCCAGATCCTTCGCGGACTCGAGCGGCGACGGGGTCGGCGATCTCGGCGGAGTCCGGGACAAACTGGGCTATCTCGAACTGCTCGGCGTCGACGCCCTGTGGATCTGCCCCGTGATGCGTTCGCCGATGGCCGACGGTGGCTACGACGTTGCCGACCCGCGCGACATCGACCAGCTCTTCGGCGGGCTCGCCGCGATGGACGCGCTGATCGCCGAGGCGCATGCCCGCCGGATCAAGGTCACCATGGACCTGGTGCCCAACCACACCAGCGACCAGCACCCATGGTTCCGGGCGGCGCTGGCGGCGGCTCCCGGCAGCCCGGAACGCGACCGGTACATCTTCCGCGACGGCCGTGGCCCCGATGGCGCTTTGCCGCCGAACAATTGGCCGAGCATCTTCGGCGGTCCCGCGTGGACCAGGATCACCGAACCCGACGGCAGGCCCGGCCAGTGGTACCTGCACATCTTCGCCCGCGAGCAACCCGACCTGAACTGGGCAGATCCCGAGGTCGCCGCCGATTTCGAGCAGACGCTACGGTTCTGGCTCGACCGCGGTGTGGACGGTTTCCGGATCGACGTCGCGCACGGCATGGCCAAGCCCGACGGTCTGCCGGACATGCCCGAGTTGTCCGTCTCGGCCCTGCTCGCGCACGACGACAGCGACCCCCGCTTCAACAATCCCGCCGTGCACGACATTCACCGCAGGATCCGCAAGGTGGTCGACGAGTATCCGGACGCCGTGACCATCGGCGAAGTCTGGGTGAACGACAACACCCGCTTCGGCGAGTACGTGCGCCCGGACGAACTGCATTTGGCGTTCAACTTCCGGCTCGCCGAATCGGCGTTCGACGCCGACGCCGTGCGCGACGCGATCGACAACTCGCTCGCCGCCGTGGCGCCGGTCTTCGCCGTGCCCACCTGGACGCTGTCCAACCACGACATCGAGCGGGAGGTCACCCGGTACGGCGGCGGCGCGCTCGGCGTCGCGCGGGCACGGGCGATGGTTCTGGTGGAACTCGCGCTGCCGGGTGCGGTCTTCATCTACAACGGCTCCGAACTGGGGCTGCCCAACGTCGACGACCTGCCGGACGACGTGCTGCAGGATCCGGTGTGGGAACGGTCGGGGCACACCCAGCGCGGCCGCGACGGCTGCCGGGTGCCGCTGCCGTGGGAGGGCGTCGCGCCGCCGTTCGGGTTCACCACCGGGACACCGTGGCTGCCGATTCCGCCCGACTGGGCGCCGCTGACCGTCGAGGCGCAGCTCGAGGAGCTGGGGTCGACCTTGTCGCTGTATCGCCTGGCGATCGAACTGCGCGCACTGCGGCCGGAGTTCGCGGGGGACCGGATCGAGTGGTACGGCAGCCCGGCGGGTTGTCTGGCGTTCCGCCGCCCGGGCGGGCTGGTCTGCGTGCTCAACGCCTCCGACGCACCCATCCAGCTACCGCCGGGAGACCTGCTGCTGGCCAGTGCGCAGGCCGAGGGAGGCCAGCTGCCGCCGAACGCGGCCGCCTGGTTGGTCTGA
- a CDS encoding NUDIX domain-containing protein, whose amino-acid sequence MAGKHSAGVLLFRRTPDRAVEVLLGHMGGPFWARKDLGAWSIPKGEYEPEAEDARTAARREFTEELGLPVPDGAWLPLGETRYSGGKKILTVWAVEGDLDPAAVVPGTFELEWPPRSGRFAQFPEIDRAEWFDAPTARAKLVAGQRPCVDRLAELLAD is encoded by the coding sequence GTGGCAGGCAAACACAGTGCGGGAGTCCTTCTCTTCCGCCGGACCCCGGACCGCGCCGTCGAGGTGTTGCTCGGGCATATGGGCGGTCCGTTCTGGGCGCGAAAAGATCTGGGCGCTTGGTCGATTCCGAAGGGCGAGTACGAGCCGGAGGCCGAGGACGCGCGGACGGCGGCGCGCCGCGAGTTCACCGAGGAGCTCGGACTGCCGGTCCCGGACGGCGCGTGGCTGCCGCTGGGCGAGACGCGCTACAGCGGCGGCAAGAAGATCCTCACGGTCTGGGCCGTCGAAGGCGACCTCGACCCCGCCGCCGTGGTGCCGGGGACCTTCGAGCTCGAATGGCCGCCGCGCTCCGGCCGGTTCGCGCAGTTCCCGGAGATCGATCGCGCGGAGTGGTTCGACGCGCCCACCGCGCGAGCGAAGCTGGTCGCCGGCCAGCGGCCCTGTGTGGACCGGCTGGCCGAGTTGCTCGCGGACTGA
- a CDS encoding DUF5130 domain-containing protein, translating to MAGSKWPAVVEADLPHGYAITSSGRVSGVHEAGDVFKEAPFNDEERLTMDNVLTEATRATKVRFNVYIGDLGEDPAAGADAIFPGTPEAAHSVLIAVSPNDKAIEVRSGRAVADRANDRVCQLGVTAALSSFRQGQLIDGVVSAVRVMAAAIGR from the coding sequence GTGGCAGGTTCTAAGTGGCCCGCGGTGGTCGAAGCCGATTTGCCGCACGGATACGCGATCACCAGCAGTGGCCGCGTCTCCGGCGTGCACGAGGCGGGCGACGTGTTCAAGGAAGCGCCGTTCAACGATGAAGAGCGGCTCACCATGGACAACGTGCTCACCGAGGCCACCCGCGCGACCAAGGTGCGCTTCAACGTCTACATCGGCGATCTGGGTGAGGATCCGGCCGCGGGTGCGGACGCGATCTTCCCCGGTACGCCAGAGGCGGCGCACTCGGTGCTCATCGCCGTCTCGCCCAACGACAAGGCGATCGAGGTGCGCTCGGGCCGGGCGGTCGCCGACCGCGCGAACGACCGCGTCTGCCAGCTCGGCGTCACCGCCGCGCTGAGCTCGTTCCGGCAGGGACAGCTGATCGACGGCGTGGTCTCCGCGGTCCGCGTGATGGCCGCCGCCATCGGAAGGTAA
- a CDS encoding RNA polymerase sigma factor, with translation MSDRRAVPDDTPLPASTEDLLRALAPQVLGTLVRRFGDFDTAEDALQEALLAAATQWPRDGLPDNPRAWLIQVAQRRMADAVRAEVARRRRETTAFDREVTDAVPVDHDDTLTMLFLCCHPALSPAAAIALTLRAVGGLGTEQIARAFLLPEATMAQRITRAKKKLATVERPFAQPGDRHWRERLGAVLHVLYLIFNEGHTSSSGPALQRTDLSDEAIRLTRAVHRLLPDDSEVTGLLALMLLTDARRAARTGAHGELIPLAEQRRALWDRTLITEGTTLVTGTLAGGLRGPYQIQAAIAVLHAQAPRAEDTDWTKILALYERLEQLSDNPMVTLNRAVATAMVSGPEAGLALIETLDDRLQGTHRLDAVRGHLHEMAGAVDAAIGCYTRAAARTTSVPERDYLTIRAARLRHEARANLAG, from the coding sequence ATGAGCGACCGGCGTGCGGTGCCCGACGACACACCGCTCCCGGCGAGCACCGAGGACCTGCTGCGCGCACTGGCGCCGCAGGTCCTCGGAACGCTCGTTCGCCGGTTCGGCGACTTCGACACCGCCGAGGACGCGCTGCAGGAGGCGCTGCTGGCGGCCGCGACCCAGTGGCCGCGGGACGGCCTGCCGGACAATCCGCGGGCCTGGCTGATCCAGGTCGCGCAGCGCCGCATGGCCGACGCCGTGCGCGCGGAGGTGGCCCGGCGGCGCAGGGAGACCACGGCCTTCGACCGCGAGGTGACCGACGCGGTCCCGGTGGACCACGACGACACCCTCACCATGCTGTTCCTGTGCTGTCATCCGGCGCTGTCGCCCGCCGCCGCCATCGCGCTGACGCTGCGCGCGGTGGGCGGACTCGGCACCGAACAGATCGCCCGCGCCTTCCTGCTGCCGGAAGCGACGATGGCGCAACGGATCACGCGGGCGAAGAAGAAGCTGGCCACGGTCGAGCGGCCCTTCGCGCAGCCGGGTGACCGGCACTGGCGGGAACGACTCGGCGCGGTCCTGCACGTGCTGTACCTGATCTTCAACGAGGGCCATACCAGCAGTTCCGGGCCCGCGTTGCAGCGGACCGATCTGTCCGACGAGGCGATCCGGCTCACCAGGGCCGTGCACCGGCTGCTCCCCGACGACTCCGAGGTCACCGGCCTGCTCGCGTTGATGCTGCTCACCGACGCCCGCCGCGCGGCACGCACCGGCGCGCACGGCGAACTCATCCCGCTGGCCGAACAGCGCCGCGCGCTGTGGGATCGGACGCTGATCACCGAAGGGACGACCCTCGTCACCGGCACGCTCGCGGGCGGACTGCGCGGCCCCTATCAGATCCAGGCGGCCATCGCGGTTCTGCACGCGCAGGCGCCGCGGGCCGAGGACACCGACTGGACCAAGATCCTGGCGCTGTACGAGCGGCTCGAACAGCTCTCGGACAATCCGATGGTGACGCTCAACCGGGCGGTGGCGACGGCGATGGTGTCGGGCCCCGAAGCCGGTCTCGCGCTGATCGAGACGCTCGACGACCGGCTGCAGGGGACCCACCGGCTCGACGCCGTGCGCGGACACCTGCACGAGATGGCCGGCGCGGTGGACGCGGCCATCGGTTGCTACACCAGGGCCGCCGCCCGCACGACGAGCGTCCCGGAGCGGGACTATCTCACCATTCGCGCGGCGCGGCTGCGCCACGAAGCGCGTGCGAATCTCGCTGGGTGA
- the ctaJ gene encoding aa3-type cytochrome oxidase subunit CtaJ, producing MSILETVLIFAGIPLVIYGVIAGLSFLGKPLPGEKPVHFALGQKWTQQPVLWSATEEVIGSGHHFAETPHGLHAAIESTEVELIGGRASGRF from the coding sequence GTGAGCATTCTCGAGACAGTGCTGATCTTCGCCGGCATCCCGCTGGTGATCTACGGCGTGATCGCCGGATTGTCGTTCCTCGGTAAGCCACTGCCTGGCGAGAAGCCGGTCCACTTCGCCCTCGGTCAGAAGTGGACCCAGCAGCCGGTGCTGTGGAGTGCCACCGAAGAGGTGATCGGCTCCGGTCACCACTTCGCGGAAACCCCGCATGGACTGCATGCGGCCATCGAGTCCACCGAGGTGGAGCTGATCGGAGGACGGGCAAGTGGCAGGTTCTAA
- a CDS encoding YciI family protein, whose amino-acid sequence MKYMLLKTYGPTAYCDTPINEWSPEEIQAHIDFQRALGAQLAEAGELVDAQGLAGPEEARIVSSDGRSAPVVTDGPFPETKEFLAGYWIVDVDSPERAYEIAAQASAAPGPGGKPIGEYIEVRAVMGAPATEQ is encoded by the coding sequence ATGAAGTACATGCTGCTGAAGACCTACGGACCCACCGCGTACTGCGACACACCGATCAACGAATGGTCCCCGGAAGAGATCCAGGCGCACATAGACTTCCAGCGCGCGCTGGGTGCGCAGCTGGCCGAGGCGGGCGAGCTGGTGGACGCGCAGGGTTTGGCCGGGCCGGAAGAGGCGCGGATCGTCAGTTCGGACGGTCGATCGGCGCCGGTGGTCACCGACGGGCCGTTCCCGGAGACCAAAGAGTTCTTGGCGGGATACTGGATCGTCGACGTGGACAGTCCCGAACGGGCCTACGAGATCGCCGCGCAGGCCTCCGCCGCACCCGGCCCCGGCGGTAAACCGATCGGCGAGTACATCGAAGTGCGCGCGGTGATGGGCGCCCCCGCCACCGAGCAATGA